The window GAAAATAGATGCACCTCGTCAATATGTCATAGATAACTTGAAATATGCCCTGAATCCATCATCAATAGCTGTAGTCGGTGCCTCTCGTTATGCTAACAAAGTCGGATATAAAGTTATAGAGGGTTTAAAAAAATGGGGGTATAAAGGTGCTATATATCCGGTTAATCCGAGGGCTGATGAAGTGCACGGATTAAAGGCATATAGAACAGTTATGGATATACCGGACACTGTAGATCTGGTATTTGTTGCAGTTCCTGCCCATCTTGTCAAGATGGTTCTAGAACATACAGTAGCAAAAAAAGCAAAGATAGTAGTTATAGCCACAAGTGCTTTTAAAGAAATTGGCAGAGGGGAACTCCAGAATAGTCTTACTCAATTTTGCAGAGACAATAAACTGCCATTAATAGGACCTAACCTTGTTGGGATGGGGAGTCCGTATCTGCACTTCAACTGCGGCTTCATACCCTACCTTCCCGTTGAGGGTCCCGTAGCAATGATTTCTCAGTCCGGAGCAAATCTGCTTGCCGCTTTGGGTACCTCCCAGATGCTGCATTTCGGCATGAGTTTTTTTGTGGGGCTTGGAAATAAGGCTGATGTAGACTTTTCAGAGTTTATCGTATATGGTGGCAATGACATAGATACTAAATGTATTTCAACATACATTGAGGGATTGGACTGTCCCGAAGCATATATAAAGGCATGTCACTTGGTAGTACCTCATAAGCCTGTGGTTGCGATAAAGGTGGGAGGTTCCCAGATAGGTGTAAAAGCTGCTTTTGCGCACACTGCTTCAGAAAATGAAGGGACAAATGATTCATTCTATGATGAAATATTTGAAAAGGCAGGGGCTATAAGAGCAACAACCTGGCAGGAATTCCTTGATGTTTCTTTGGCTTTAGGCTTACAGCCTGAGCTTAAAGGCGATAATGTTGTAATGATAACCAACGGAGGAGGTTCAGGATTGCTTTCGTGCGACCATTTTGAAAGAATCGGAATGCCGATGAAAGAACTCAGAACTATCTCTCCACTGCTTGTAGATAGGATCAGGGCATATATGCCGATGTTTGGTTCACCGCTCAACCCTGTTGATATTTCAGGAACTGCTTCTCCGATACAGTATAAGGGTGCAATAACTCAGGCAATACGTGATCCGAATGTCGATGCCATTTACGGTTCTATATGCCCTACGGCTGTTACTGACGTATCCGCAGTAACAGACATCTTTATTGACATATACAATACTTACAAGCACTTAGGCAAGCCCCTTATTATGGAGTGCCAGGGAGGAGAAGAGTGCAACGAATCCATCATGAAGTTAAGAGACCATGGAATCCCTGCATATCCGACTGCAGAACAGGCAGTAAACGCTATAGTGGCATTGAGGAAATATGCTAAGATAAAAGCTAAATTCTCCAAGTAGAATTTTGAATTGAGCAGAAATTAATGGAAAATGTTCCGCTTATCTTGAAAGGAGGGTAATATAACCCTCTTTTCAAGTAAGTTTTTCCATAGAAATTGTTATAAAGCGAGGGGGAAAAATGAATTACAGTATATTGTCATTTGCACCGCTCACCGGTGTATTTAGTCTATTGTTTGCAGGTTATCTTGCATTCAAAGTAAGTAGATCGGACCCTGGAAATGAAAAAATGAGAGAAATAGCAAGTTACATACATGAAGGTGCTATGGCATTTTTAACAAGGGAATATAAAGCTCTGTCGGTGTTTATAGCAGCTGTGTCAGTTATTGTAAGCCTGCTGATCAATATTCAGACAGCTTTTGCATTTCTTGTGGGAGCTTTATTTTCAATCGGAGCAGGATATTTCGGGATGCAGGTAGCCACAAAGGCGAATGTCAGAACGGCAAATGCTGCAAGGACTGGGCAGAACAAAGCATTGGAAATTGCATTCTCAGGCGGTGCTGTAATGGGAATGTTGGTTGCCGGACTTGGACTGCTCGGAGTTGGGATATTCTATCTTATATTTAAAGATGCAAGCATAGTAACAGGGTTTGGGCTTGGAGCAAGTTCAATAGCTCTCTTTGCACGGGTAGGGGGAGGCATATATACCAAAGCTGCTGATGTGGGAGCAGACCTTGTTGGAAAAGTTGAAGCGGGGATACCTGAGGATGACCCGAGAAACCCTGCGGTGATAGCGGATAATGTGGGAGACAACGTAGGAGACGTAGCGGGAATGGGCGCAGATTTATTTGAGTCGTACTGCGGGGCAATAATATCTGCGCTGACACTCGGAGCAGTGGTGTATAAAGGGGGAGAAGGAGTATTATATGCATTTCTGCTTACATCGATAGGAATAGTATCTTCGATAATAGGCTCGCTATTTGTAAAGGGAGATGAAAAGTCAAATCCCCAGAAGGCATTAAAGAACGGCACTTATATGGGAGGAGCATTAGCGCTTTTTGGAGGAGGAATATCAAGCTGTATCATATTCAACGGAGACATGACGCCGTTCTATGCCGTAGCTGCAGGGCTTATAGTAGGTATGCTCATAGGACAACTTACAGAAGTATATACTTCTGCAGATTATAAGTCGGTGAAAAAAATTGCTAAGCAGTCGGAAACAGGGGCTGCGACAACAATAATAAGCGGTCTTGCAGTCGGTATGTACTCCACTGTAATGCCCATGGTACTTATAGCCTCAGCAATACTGGTAGCCTTCTACCTGACCGGCGGTACTGAAAGCTCTGAAGCAGTGGCAAAGGGGCTATATGGAATAGCTCTGGCGGCGGTCGGGATGCTGTCCACTACAGGACTTACTGTTGCAGTTGACGCATATGGGCCTATAGCAGATAATGCCGGAGGTATTGCAGAGATGGCAGAACTTCCTCGTTCAGTGAGGGAAGTAACGGATAAGCTTGATTCAGTAGGTAACACAACAGCTG of the Bacillota bacterium genome contains:
- a CDS encoding CoA-binding protein — encoded protein: MKIDAPRQYVIDNLKYALNPSSIAVVGASRYANKVGYKVIEGLKKWGYKGAIYPVNPRADEVHGLKAYRTVMDIPDTVDLVFVAVPAHLVKMVLEHTVAKKAKIVVIATSAFKEIGRGELQNSLTQFCRDNKLPLIGPNLVGMGSPYLHFNCGFIPYLPVEGPVAMISQSGANLLAALGTSQMLHFGMSFFVGLGNKADVDFSEFIVYGGNDIDTKCISTYIEGLDCPEAYIKACHLVVPHKPVVAIKVGGSQIGVKAAFAHTASENEGTNDSFYDEIFEKAGAIRATTWQEFLDVSLALGLQPELKGDNVVMITNGGGSGLLSCDHFERIGMPMKELRTISPLLVDRIRAYMPMFGSPLNPVDISGTASPIQYKGAITQAIRDPNVDAIYGSICPTAVTDVSAVTDIFIDIYNTYKHLGKPLIMECQGGEECNESIMKLRDHGIPAYPTAEQAVNAIVALRKYAKIKAKFSK
- a CDS encoding sodium-translocating pyrophosphatase, which encodes MNYSILSFAPLTGVFSLLFAGYLAFKVSRSDPGNEKMREIASYIHEGAMAFLTREYKALSVFIAAVSVIVSLLINIQTAFAFLVGALFSIGAGYFGMQVATKANVRTANAARTGQNKALEIAFSGGAVMGMLVAGLGLLGVGIFYLIFKDASIVTGFGLGASSIALFARVGGGIYTKAADVGADLVGKVEAGIPEDDPRNPAVIADNVGDNVGDVAGMGADLFESYCGAIISALTLGAVVYKGGEGVLYAFLLTSIGIVSSIIGSLFVKGDEKSNPQKALKNGTYMGGALALFGGGISSCIIFNGDMTPFYAVAAGLIVGMLIGQLTEVYTSADYKSVKKIAKQSETGAATTIISGLAVGMYSTVMPMVLIASAILVAFYLTGGTESSEAVAKGLYGIALAAVGMLSTTGLTVAVDAYGPIADNAGGIAEMAELPRSVREVTDKLDSVGNTTAAIGKGFAIGSAALTALALFASYSQAVKLQSIDLLAPLVLVGLILGAMLPYLFAALAMEAVGKAANEMIEEVRRQFREIPGIMEGQAKPDYRKCVDISTAAALKQMVMPGVLAVTVPFVVGVILGTAALGGLIAGAVATGVLVAIQMANSGGAWDNAKKYIETGAHDGKGSPSHAAAVIGDTVGDPFKDTAGPAMNILIKLMTIVSLVFAPVFLQYGGLILKVLK